In a single window of the Prevotella melaninogenica genome:
- a CDS encoding T9SS type A sorting domain-containing protein — protein MKLRLLVFVGLLTSLFVSAQAQTSSNDVAFLDEQGRVIPNGTVVVLNKAVPSEFPFEGNKIVGKVHLQNKSDKPLNVSLSYIINNIDEGEVQVCAFEKCTNNSEIGSYEVGDKLFSVGSDKEAIDIEHFYGEIENCSITLKLKVKEFGSEQEKDGPSIIVKFDTNATSIASVASQKGVSFDVYNTQGVLLHKQLTSLSNLPKGIYIVKQKGIASTKKYVVR, from the coding sequence ATGAAATTACGTTTACTCGTTTTTGTTGGTCTATTGACCAGTCTTTTTGTTAGTGCACAAGCACAGACAAGTTCTAATGATGTTGCTTTCCTCGATGAGCAGGGCAGGGTTATTCCTAACGGTACAGTAGTTGTCTTGAATAAGGCTGTTCCATCCGAATTTCCTTTTGAAGGGAATAAAATAGTAGGAAAAGTGCATCTTCAAAACAAGTCGGATAAGCCTTTAAATGTTTCCCTTTCCTATATCATTAACAATATAGATGAAGGCGAAGTGCAGGTTTGTGCGTTTGAAAAGTGTACTAATAATTCAGAAATAGGTAGTTACGAGGTAGGTGATAAGCTTTTTTCTGTAGGTTCAGACAAGGAAGCTATTGACATAGAACACTTTTATGGAGAAATTGAGAACTGCTCAATAACGCTTAAACTTAAAGTAAAAGAATTTGGTTCTGAGCAAGAGAAGGACGGCCCATCGATTATAGTTAAGTTTGATACTAACGCTACAAGCATTGCTTCGGTAGCATCACAGAAGGGCGTTTCGTTTGATGTTTACAATACTCAGGGTGTGTTGTTGCACAAGCAGCTCACGTCTTTGTCAAATCTTCCTAAGGGTATTTACATTGTGAAGCAGAAGGGTATTGCTTCTACAAAGAAGTACGTTGTTCGCTAA
- a CDS encoding DUF58 domain-containing protein → MFLTKRFYFILVSLTLLAGFGYVYPQLFMGAKILLFIFAAMVVVDAVMLYHRRGITAKRTCSERFSNGDKNIVKISLESKYSFPVWLTVIDEAPEVFQRRDISYKSQLTAMGKNTIRYTLRPMKRGVYSFGKIRCFTRTVLGLVERRYTLGNAEDVKVYPSYMMLNRYELLAISNNLTEMGIKRIRRAGNNTEFEQIKDYVKGDEYRSINWKASARRNQLMVNVYRDERSQQIFSVIDKGRVMQQSFQGMTLLDYSINASLVLSYVAMHRDDKAGLITFADKMDTFVAPSKQTGQMQLLLESLYAQETKFGESDFSGLCANVHKQVSKRSLFVIYTNFSGMTALNRQLAYLKLLSQWHRVLVVFFEDAEMNDYIRSPKHSTEEYYQHVIAEKFANEKRLIVSTLRQHGIYSVLTTPDKLSIDVINKYLEMKQRQILT, encoded by the coding sequence ATGTTCCTTACTAAAAGGTTTTATTTTATATTAGTAAGCCTTACCCTGCTCGCAGGATTTGGTTATGTATATCCACAGCTTTTCATGGGGGCAAAGATACTTTTGTTTATCTTTGCTGCTATGGTTGTGGTGGATGCTGTTATGCTCTATCATCGCCGTGGAATAACAGCGAAGCGAACCTGCTCAGAACGTTTCTCTAATGGTGATAAGAATATTGTCAAGATAAGTCTGGAAAGTAAGTACTCCTTCCCTGTATGGTTGACAGTTATAGATGAGGCTCCAGAGGTGTTCCAACGGAGAGATATTAGCTATAAGAGTCAGCTAACAGCGATGGGAAAGAATACTATTCGTTATACGCTCAGACCAATGAAGCGTGGCGTCTACTCCTTTGGTAAGATTCGTTGTTTCACACGTACTGTCTTGGGACTTGTCGAACGTCGTTATACTTTGGGCAACGCAGAAGACGTAAAGGTCTATCCTTCTTATATGATGCTCAATCGCTATGAGCTTCTTGCGATAAGCAATAATCTCACGGAGATGGGTATAAAGCGTATTCGTCGAGCAGGTAACAACACTGAGTTTGAACAGATAAAAGACTATGTGAAAGGCGATGAATACCGAAGTATAAACTGGAAGGCAAGTGCACGTCGCAATCAGCTGATGGTGAATGTCTATCGTGACGAACGTTCTCAGCAGATATTTTCGGTTATTGATAAGGGGCGTGTTATGCAGCAATCGTTCCAAGGAATGACGCTTCTGGACTATAGTATCAATGCTTCTTTGGTGTTGTCCTACGTTGCTATGCACCGTGATGATAAGGCAGGCTTGATAACCTTTGCTGATAAAATGGACACGTTCGTTGCTCCTTCGAAGCAAACAGGTCAGATGCAACTTCTTTTAGAGTCACTTTATGCACAGGAAACAAAGTTTGGTGAAAGTGATTTTAGTGGTTTGTGTGCTAATGTACATAAACAAGTTAGCAAGCGTAGTTTATTTGTTATTTACACAAACTTCTCTGGTATGACAGCTCTCAATCGTCAGTTGGCTTACTTGAAGTTGCTTAGTCAATGGCATCGTGTACTCGTTGTCTTTTTTGAAGATGCAGAAATGAATGATTATATTCGTTCTCCAAAGCACTCAACAGAGGAATATTACCAGCATGTTATTGCTGAGAAGTTTGCTAATGAAAAGCGTTTGATAGTATCAACACTGCGTCAGCATGGTATCTATAGTGTTTTGACAACGCCAGACAAACTCAGTATTGATGTTATCAATAAATACCTGGAAATGAAGCAAAGACAAATCTTAACATAG
- a CDS encoding T9SS C-terminal target domain-containing protein, protein MRIKTLFLSLAVTLLASMSALSASAADYVKVSDKDGKDTYFALSEKPTVTFTSTAMILTAGSQTVEYPLTDFRAFAFADQPTGIGTLDVESNNAVFSFGNSLKGEGLKAGSQVAVYTINGQLVGRATVSQNGSVEIPLDGQTGVFVVKSLSKTFKFIRK, encoded by the coding sequence ATGAGAATTAAAACTTTATTTCTTTCGCTTGCTGTTACACTGTTAGCTTCCATGAGCGCACTCTCTGCCTCTGCTGCTGACTATGTGAAAGTAAGTGACAAAGATGGCAAAGACACTTATTTTGCTCTGTCTGAGAAACCTACTGTTACTTTCACTTCCACCGCTATGATTTTGACTGCTGGAAGCCAAACAGTAGAGTATCCTCTGACAGATTTTCGTGCTTTTGCCTTTGCCGACCAACCAACAGGTATTGGAACGCTGGATGTAGAAAGCAACAATGCTGTCTTTTCTTTTGGTAACTCCTTGAAGGGAGAAGGGCTGAAAGCAGGTAGTCAAGTAGCTGTTTACACAATCAACGGACAGTTGGTAGGTCGTGCCACCGTAAGCCAGAACGGTTCTGTTGAGATTCCTCTCGACGGACAGACAGGCGTTTTTGTAGTTAAATCATTATCTAAGACATTTAAATTCATACGTAAATGA
- a CDS encoding DUF6029 family protein: MKRWMMIGLLIGMGSTSLCAQEESDKLRLSGSIQSDMLLAQKDSTTGAEATDGRFLTNTYVDLKLSSRYVEAGARLEYLKHPLPGFENDFKGWGVPYAYLKGRYKNAELTLGSFYEQFGSGFILRSYEERSLGIDNSLQGARLNYRPWAGVAVKMLTGRQRRYWNHNKSWMTGADVEWNIDELFKTLQQNNTYITLGASYLNKHERDEVIMVDPTHRLRLPLNVNAFDVRLRVQHRAFNVLAEMAMKSQDPSHDNGYIYRNGYVAMLSGSYSKRGMSLLLQAKRSTNMGFRSRRGMEGISSFVNHLPPFTMEHTYTLAALYPYATRPDGEWAYQAAAAYTFPKGSTIGGKYGTTAKVNFSHVHSVRKNGAGEIGTDGYGSPFWAWGDDTYYQDIDFQVEKRIAKDTKLNLMYMYQRYNQTLLEGHGGMLNSHIFVADVKQKLASNTTLRVEGQYLASKDGDKDWLFGLAELSLAPHWMFTLSDLYNVGNTRVHYYQGYVTYSGGAHRLQLGYGRTRAGFNCSGGVCRYIPATKGLTLSYNYNF; encoded by the coding sequence ATGAAAAGATGGATGATGATAGGACTGCTCATCGGTATGGGTAGTACTTCTCTTTGTGCACAAGAGGAATCCGATAAACTACGCCTTTCTGGAAGCATTCAGAGCGATATGCTGTTGGCTCAAAAGGACAGTACGACAGGTGCTGAGGCTACAGATGGTCGTTTCTTGACAAATACTTATGTCGACTTGAAGCTATCGAGTCGTTATGTTGAGGCTGGTGCACGACTGGAGTATTTGAAGCATCCGCTTCCAGGATTCGAGAACGATTTCAAAGGTTGGGGTGTCCCATACGCTTATTTGAAAGGTCGTTACAAGAATGCGGAGCTTACCTTGGGTAGCTTCTATGAGCAGTTCGGCTCTGGATTCATCCTACGTTCTTACGAAGAGCGTAGCTTGGGTATTGATAATTCTCTACAAGGTGCACGATTAAACTATCGTCCTTGGGCTGGAGTTGCGGTGAAGATGTTGACTGGTCGTCAACGTCGATATTGGAATCACAATAAGAGTTGGATGACAGGAGCTGATGTTGAATGGAATATTGACGAGTTGTTTAAAACTCTTCAACAGAATAATACGTATATAACCTTAGGTGCTTCCTATCTTAATAAACATGAGAGAGACGAGGTGATAATGGTTGATCCAACTCATCGTTTGCGTCTTCCGCTTAATGTTAATGCCTTTGATGTTCGCTTACGAGTGCAGCATCGTGCTTTTAATGTATTGGCAGAGATGGCAATGAAGTCGCAAGATCCCTCTCATGATAATGGTTACATCTATCGTAATGGTTACGTTGCAATGCTTTCGGGTTCCTATTCAAAGCGCGGAATGAGTCTGCTTTTGCAGGCAAAACGCAGTACGAATATGGGCTTCCGCAGTCGTAGAGGAATGGAGGGAATCTCTTCTTTTGTCAATCATCTGCCCCCATTTACGATGGAACATACCTATACATTGGCTGCTCTCTATCCTTACGCGACCCGTCCTGATGGTGAGTGGGCTTATCAAGCAGCAGCTGCCTATACCTTCCCTAAGGGTTCAACGATAGGTGGTAAGTATGGTACGACAGCGAAAGTGAACTTCTCACATGTACACTCTGTACGTAAGAATGGTGCAGGAGAAATTGGAACAGATGGCTATGGTAGTCCGTTCTGGGCGTGGGGAGATGATACCTACTATCAAGATATAGACTTTCAGGTAGAGAAGCGAATTGCTAAAGACACGAAACTCAATCTTATGTATATGTATCAGCGTTACAATCAGACGCTACTTGAAGGACATGGAGGAATGCTTAATTCGCATATCTTTGTGGCAGATGTCAAACAAAAGCTTGCGTCTAACACAACATTGCGTGTGGAAGGGCAGTATCTTGCTTCGAAAGACGGCGACAAGGACTGGTTGTTTGGACTGGCTGAGCTGTCGCTTGCACCGCATTGGATGTTTACATTGAGTGACCTTTATAATGTTGGTAATACTCGGGTGCATTACTACCAAGGCTATGTAACCTATAGCGGTGGTGCCCATCGCTTGCAATTAGGCTATGGTCGTACCCGTGCAGGCTTTAACTGTTCGGGTGGTGTATGTCGTTATATCCCTGCAACAAAGGGTTTGACACTCTCTTATAATTATAACTTCTGA
- a CDS encoding HmuY family protein, with the protein MHRVFRPISILAGCAIMMLVTACNGIFEDIYDEAPATASVTTEGQLLVNAASWKDWYYVDFDSLQMYIERKDTAGLLKAQTNFTHYAIPTSLTSGSNDGKTGLYTYWFDVFGKGISVNEKRGFTATDAQPEPQSWSLAFHRNNVRTNGGAVLETKYTSMNDIPKNSSSFLGATFQEDEWTENEVWEDQSQMLSSLIGCQGIKINKVLSSWLKIEIPPMPPAFTMNNHVFILRLKNGKYAALQLENYIGADGTKCWLRINYKYPY; encoded by the coding sequence ATGCACAGAGTATTTCGCCCTATTTCTATCCTTGCAGGCTGTGCCATCATGATGTTGGTAACAGCCTGCAACGGCATTTTTGAAGATATATATGATGAGGCACCAGCCACTGCAAGTGTGACAACGGAAGGTCAACTCCTTGTTAATGCCGCCAGTTGGAAGGATTGGTATTATGTTGACTTTGATTCTTTGCAGATGTATATCGAGCGCAAGGATACTGCTGGTTTGCTAAAGGCACAGACTAACTTCACGCATTATGCCATTCCAACGAGTCTGACATCGGGTAGTAATGATGGAAAGACAGGTTTATATACTTACTGGTTTGATGTTTTCGGGAAAGGTATTTCGGTAAATGAAAAGCGTGGCTTTACAGCTACTGATGCACAGCCTGAACCTCAGTCATGGAGCTTAGCCTTCCATCGTAACAATGTAAGAACAAACGGTGGGGCAGTACTTGAAACAAAGTACACTTCCATGAATGACATCCCGAAGAATAGTTCTTCCTTCTTGGGAGCAACATTTCAAGAAGATGAATGGACAGAGAACGAGGTTTGGGAAGACCAGTCGCAGATGCTCTCGAGCCTAATAGGGTGTCAAGGGATAAAAATTAATAAGGTCCTTTCTTCTTGGTTGAAGATCGAAATTCCCCCAATGCCTCCGGCTTTTACCATGAACAATCATGTCTTTATTCTTCGTCTGAAGAATGGTAAGTATGCTGCTTTGCAGTTGGAGAACTATATTGGTGCCGATGGAACCAAATGTTGGTTGAGAATCAATTATAAATATCCATATTAA
- a CDS encoding Omp28 family outer membrane lipoprotein produces MKSFYICLLAAVAFLTGCDSVGSDERLIEIPAATVQRNVLIEDFTGQRCIFCPAASDAITELQKLYGADKLIAVAFHAGPLSVKSGSGFVGLRTDVGDTYYKYWAVPNVPKAIINRRGGVLAKDAWAGRIYDEFAQTTTVYIDLKCQYEAATRQVEIESDLKTLAEDVKGKLQLWLVEDSIVAPQMFPNNKVEKEYVHNHVFRAAINGEWGTELTLSTKSVHKEKTTYTLPEGIQPSKAWIVGFFYNESGVLQAVRQKVTL; encoded by the coding sequence ATGAAAAGTTTTTATATATGTCTTTTGGCTGCAGTCGCCTTTCTGACAGGCTGCGATTCGGTTGGATCTGACGAGCGACTGATAGAGATTCCGGCTGCTACTGTTCAGCGTAATGTGCTGATAGAGGACTTTACAGGACAGCGTTGCATCTTCTGTCCAGCTGCTTCTGATGCTATAACAGAGCTGCAAAAGCTTTATGGTGCAGACAAACTGATTGCCGTTGCCTTTCATGCTGGTCCGCTCTCAGTCAAGAGTGGAAGTGGGTTTGTGGGTCTACGCACTGATGTCGGAGATACTTATTACAAGTATTGGGCAGTTCCAAATGTACCAAAAGCCATTATCAATCGTCGTGGAGGTGTACTTGCTAAAGATGCTTGGGCAGGACGTATCTATGATGAGTTCGCTCAGACAACAACAGTCTATATAGATCTTAAATGTCAGTATGAGGCTGCTACACGGCAGGTTGAGATTGAAAGTGACTTGAAGACCTTAGCAGAAGATGTGAAAGGGAAGCTACAGCTATGGTTAGTTGAGGATAGCATCGTTGCTCCACAGATGTTCCCAAACAATAAAGTGGAGAAAGAATATGTGCATAATCACGTGTTCCGTGCAGCTATTAATGGGGAATGGGGCACAGAGTTAACGCTCTCTACAAAGAGTGTTCATAAGGAGAAGACAACATACACACTTCCTGAAGGAATCCAACCAAGCAAGGCATGGATCGTAGGTTTCTTCTATAACGAAAGCGGAGTACTGCAAGCTGTGCGCCAAAAGGTTACGCTTTGA
- a CDS encoding TonB-dependent receptor plug domain-containing protein: MKGKTIILSAFVCLLPTTMLADELPDSIYKSLELEQVVVTGTRTPKLLAKTPVLTKLITADDIMKTDATNLRDVLQQVIPGIEFSYAMNQQVHMNFSGFGGQSMLILVDGERLAGETMDDVDFTRIGMDNVDHIEIVKGAASALYGSNAAGGVINIITKKKPNPCALNLNMRFGRHNEQRYGMSWQYARGKWNNLFTVNRNSSDNFNVHNGPNPITRVVSTIYGDAVWNFKEQLTFRLNEKFRLTGRAGYFYRQLVRTSEVPERYRDFSGGLRGMWTPDLVNSVDFSYAFDQYDKSDYQRITRLDIRDYSNVQNSIRLLYNHTFEGDNVLSVGADYMHDYLFNTNLEGRIRKQDSFDAFAQYDWNISPKWEVVGALRYDYFSDGRISRLTPKVSARYQPIHNLNVRFSYGMGFRAPTLKEKYYNFDMSGIWIVEGNPSLKPEVSQNFNASVDYTKGRYNFTVSAYCNRIENKIATGAPYYKNPSDIIPRLPYLNLDNYIVSGGEATAQARWTNGLTARLSYAYTHERLPKDKNSNSVNNQYIPARKHSMTGHIDWDHQWTKNYGTNIGLDGRFLSAVDNEEFVDYYDISKGIKTIHYPAYALFKLSLVQRIAKGVKVSVILDNIFNYKPEYYYLNCPLTDGTNLMIGMSVDVDKLF; encoded by the coding sequence ATGAAAGGAAAAACCATTATACTGTCAGCATTTGTCTGTCTACTTCCTACAACGATGTTGGCGGATGAGTTGCCTGATTCTATTTATAAATCCTTAGAGTTAGAACAGGTTGTAGTGACGGGAACACGCACACCGAAACTGCTTGCCAAAACTCCTGTGTTGACGAAACTCATCACAGCTGATGATATCATGAAGACTGATGCCACCAATCTGCGTGATGTTTTGCAGCAGGTAATACCAGGTATTGAGTTCTCATACGCTATGAATCAGCAGGTACACATGAACTTCTCTGGCTTTGGTGGACAGAGTATGTTGATTCTTGTAGATGGTGAACGCCTTGCTGGTGAGACGATGGACGATGTCGATTTTACTCGTATCGGTATGGATAATGTTGACCATATCGAGATTGTGAAAGGTGCTGCTTCAGCTCTTTATGGCTCTAATGCTGCTGGTGGAGTTATCAATATCATCACCAAAAAAAAGCCAAATCCATGTGCACTTAACCTTAACATGCGCTTTGGTCGCCACAACGAGCAACGTTATGGTATGTCATGGCAATACGCAAGAGGTAAGTGGAACAATCTGTTTACAGTTAATAGGAATAGTTCTGACAACTTTAATGTACACAATGGACCCAATCCAATTACGCGAGTAGTTTCAACTATCTATGGTGATGCTGTTTGGAACTTTAAGGAACAACTTACTTTTAGGTTGAATGAAAAGTTTCGTTTGACAGGGCGTGCAGGCTATTTCTATCGCCAGTTGGTACGTACATCAGAGGTCCCAGAACGCTATCGTGACTTTTCGGGTGGTCTTCGTGGAATGTGGACACCAGACCTTGTCAATAGTGTTGACTTCTCCTATGCTTTTGATCAGTATGATAAGTCAGACTATCAGCGTATCACTCGCCTTGATATACGCGATTATTCAAATGTACAGAATAGTATTCGCTTACTTTATAATCACACTTTTGAGGGAGATAACGTCCTTTCTGTAGGTGCAGATTATATGCATGATTATCTCTTTAACACCAACTTAGAGGGACGAATCCGTAAGCAGGACTCTTTCGATGCCTTTGCACAATACGACTGGAATATCAGTCCAAAGTGGGAGGTTGTGGGTGCCTTGCGTTACGACTACTTCTCAGATGGACGCATCTCACGCTTGACTCCGAAGGTAAGCGCACGTTATCAGCCAATTCATAACTTGAATGTTCGTTTCAGTTATGGTATGGGTTTCCGTGCTCCTACATTGAAAGAGAAGTACTATAACTTTGATATGTCGGGTATATGGATTGTCGAAGGCAACCCTTCTTTGAAGCCAGAGGTAAGCCAAAACTTTAATGCTTCGGTTGATTATACTAAGGGACGCTATAACTTTACAGTAAGTGCTTATTGCAACAGAATTGAAAACAAGATTGCAACTGGTGCACCTTACTATAAGAATCCATCAGACATTATCCCACGTCTTCCTTATCTTAACTTGGATAACTATATAGTTAGTGGTGGAGAAGCTACGGCACAAGCACGTTGGACAAATGGTCTTACAGCTCGTTTAAGCTATGCTTATACCCATGAACGCCTACCAAAAGACAAGAATAGTAACTCTGTAAACAATCAGTATATACCTGCGCGTAAACACTCTATGACAGGTCATATAGATTGGGACCATCAGTGGACGAAGAACTATGGAACGAACATCGGACTTGATGGACGTTTCCTCTCTGCTGTTGACAATGAAGAGTTTGTTGATTACTATGACATCTCTAAGGGTATAAAAACGATTCATTACCCAGCATACGCACTCTTTAAGCTCTCCTTGGTGCAGCGCATTGCAAAGGGCGTGAAGGTAAGTGTAATTCTTGATAACATTTTTAATTATAAACCAGAATATTATTATTTGAATTGTCCATTGACTGACGGAACAAATCTTATGATTGGAATGTCTGTTGATGTTGATAAACTATTTTAA
- a CDS encoding thioredoxin family protein, with product MLSKFYIQFLTFIAVICYAVNVNAQGHSLIAAAGQKVYVPLSAKTVKGRMTVSNYGRTVVRNFDYTLSFNGQEIDSKHYVLPQALNRYDDTTIEVDVPPYTEIGEDDLIFTITKVNGERNNATINYATLPRVTVTKVPHRKVVVEEYTGMWCQYCPRGIALMENLAHKYGDDFIGIAIHTGRGYEPLNCEDYAWKAAEYKSRPSLTMNRDLTLGSYMAQTEFETERSKGAYMDIEVSAMWDKEKNNITVTPSVTFRLDREEAPYGFAYVLTEDGMSSRYWKQANYYTGRTEYRGISKELDYFVNAPGTIYNLENNFVAIAADGVSSARTGHLKAPIKADETQSHTYVFKNIKSKNVIQKKENLRVCVLLINTITGKIENAAKCSISEFGTTGISSVSEGTHTVDEAERYTLDGRRITTPQKGINIVKYSDGRVSKEVVTD from the coding sequence ATGTTAAGTAAGTTTTATATACAGTTTCTTACGTTCATCGCAGTCATCTGTTATGCGGTAAACGTTAATGCACAAGGCCATAGTCTTATTGCTGCTGCAGGGCAGAAGGTATATGTACCTCTCTCGGCAAAGACAGTAAAGGGGAGAATGACAGTTTCTAATTATGGTAGAACTGTTGTACGAAACTTTGACTATACACTTTCTTTTAATGGGCAGGAAATAGATTCAAAGCACTATGTTCTGCCCCAAGCGTTGAATCGTTATGATGATACTACGATAGAAGTTGATGTCCCACCATATACAGAAATAGGTGAAGATGATCTGATATTTACGATTACGAAAGTAAATGGAGAGCGGAATAATGCTACGATCAACTATGCAACGCTTCCGCGAGTAACTGTTACTAAGGTTCCTCACAGGAAAGTTGTTGTTGAAGAGTACACTGGAATGTGGTGCCAATACTGTCCACGTGGTATAGCATTAATGGAGAATCTTGCACATAAGTATGGTGATGATTTCATTGGTATTGCTATCCATACGGGACGTGGTTATGAGCCATTAAACTGTGAGGACTATGCCTGGAAGGCGGCAGAATATAAGAGTCGCCCTTCATTGACCATGAATAGAGACCTAACGCTTGGTTCTTATATGGCACAGACTGAGTTTGAAACAGAACGTTCAAAAGGTGCTTATATGGATATAGAGGTGTCAGCAATGTGGGACAAGGAGAAGAATAATATCACAGTGACTCCCAGTGTAACCTTCCGACTGGACCGAGAAGAAGCTCCTTATGGCTTCGCTTATGTTCTGACAGAGGATGGAATGTCAAGCCGCTACTGGAAACAAGCTAACTATTATACTGGACGCACGGAGTATCGTGGCATATCAAAAGAACTCGATTATTTTGTCAATGCCCCTGGAACTATTTATAATCTTGAGAACAACTTTGTTGCTATTGCAGCAGATGGGGTGTCGTCTGCTCGAACAGGTCACCTTAAAGCACCGATTAAGGCTGATGAAACACAGAGTCACACGTATGTTTTTAAGAATATTAAAAGTAAGAATGTCATACAGAAGAAGGAAAATCTACGTGTCTGTGTCTTGCTGATTAATACAATTACAGGTAAAATAGAGAACGCTGCTAAGTGTAGTATTTCAGAATTTGGCACCACTGGAATATCTTCTGTTTCAGAAGGAACTCACACCGTTGATGAGGCAGAACGCTACACACTTGATGGTCGACGTATCACGACTCCACAAAAGGGAATCAACATAGTGAAGTACAGCGATGGTCGTGTGAGCAAAGAGGTGGTGACGGATTAG
- a CDS encoding calycin-like domain-containing protein yields MKKFFTLVIVSLLSALAVQAQSLKVTKTDGSVVTYNASDISKIEFLPSESASQPKLIHEFTGYLTVKNRVLDNVRFDTGTKIKVLQDGTKFLAEFSDAQWGTGSFVITMNKHAINGTGKIKIANPRAGGAVEEYDATMSGSMKELKISVPSLMGGTDITWHYNEASAASKVAGNYSGTTSLKVGPTMGPFVSATVGYTITANNDGTINVTASEEKYTGVTMMQNLTLGTYTVKNLAYDKATNSFSRDYSKDGIKVHFKATGGMMERDENYEFGETSKMTVTLAEDGTLTITNNYKVGRMPFPISATYTGKKAK; encoded by the coding sequence ATGAAAAAGTTCTTTACTTTAGTAATCGTATCTTTATTGAGTGCACTCGCAGTACAAGCACAGTCATTAAAGGTAACCAAGACAGATGGTAGCGTTGTAACTTATAACGCATCTGATATTTCAAAGATTGAGTTCTTACCAAGTGAGTCGGCCTCACAACCAAAGTTGATACACGAGTTTACAGGCTATCTGACTGTAAAGAATAGAGTACTCGACAATGTTCGTTTTGACACTGGAACTAAGATTAAGGTGTTGCAGGACGGTACTAAGTTCCTTGCTGAATTCTCTGACGCTCAGTGGGGTACTGGTTCTTTCGTGATAACAATGAATAAGCACGCAATTAACGGTACTGGTAAGATAAAGATTGCTAACCCAAGAGCTGGCGGTGCAGTGGAGGAATATGATGCAACAATGAGTGGTTCGATGAAAGAACTCAAGATTAGTGTTCCATCACTTATGGGTGGTACTGATATTACTTGGCATTATAATGAGGCGTCAGCAGCGTCAAAGGTGGCAGGAAATTATTCTGGTACGACATCATTGAAGGTTGGTCCAACTATGGGTCCTTTCGTTTCAGCCACTGTTGGTTATACGATTACTGCTAATAATGATGGTACTATCAATGTGACAGCATCTGAAGAGAAGTACACAGGTGTTACAATGATGCAGAACTTGACATTAGGAACATATACCGTAAAGAATCTTGCTTACGACAAGGCAACCAATAGTTTTAGTCGTGACTATAGTAAAGACGGTATCAAAGTACACTTTAAAGCGACTGGTGGTATGATGGAAAGGGATGAAAATTACGAGTTTGGAGAAACAAGTAAGATGACCGTTACACTTGCTGAGGATGGTACATTGACCATAACTAATAATTATAAGGTAGGCAGAATGCCATTCCCAATCTCTGCAACATATACTGGCAAGAAGGCTAAGTAA
- a CDS encoding TlpA family protein disulfide reductase: protein MNKLFLSLCLLLVSFAASAQERLPKVILKDIEGRTVQTDTISNNGKPIIIAFFATWCKPCNRELTSIDEVYDDWQQETGVRLIAVSIDQAQNVNKVKPMVDQNGWRYDVLLDPNGELRRSLGIQSVPYTVLLDGQGKIVYKHNGYTDGAEVELYKKVKEVAGK from the coding sequence ATGAATAAATTATTTTTATCCCTTTGTTTGTTGTTGGTCAGCTTTGCAGCGTCTGCACAAGAACGTCTGCCTAAAGTGATTCTTAAAGACATAGAAGGAAGAACCGTACAAACCGACACTATTTCTAACAATGGCAAGCCTATTATCATAGCTTTCTTTGCTACTTGGTGTAAGCCTTGCAACCGTGAACTCACAAGCATTGATGAAGTTTATGACGATTGGCAGCAAGAAACGGGTGTTCGACTCATTGCTGTGTCTATCGATCAGGCGCAGAATGTCAATAAGGTGAAGCCGATGGTTGACCAGAATGGCTGGCGTTATGATGTTTTACTTGATCCTAACGGCGAGTTACGTCGTTCGTTGGGTATTCAGTCTGTACCTTATACCGTGTTGCTTGACGGACAGGGCAAGATAGTTTACAAGCACAATGGCTATACCGATGGTGCTGAAGTAGAGCTATATAAAAAAGTGAAAGAAGTAGCAGGCAAGTAA